CGGTTGACATTATCTACACAGGGCGTACCTAAAACATAGAGTTTTTCTAAACCGAGTTCGTTTTGCACTGATCGCAATGCTTGGATTTGGCAGCCAACACCAATTACTAATAATCGCTTCATCCCTGATTGTTCCACTTGCTCTAACACAGAGAGGTTAGGAGACAAGGTAGGCTTATTCACCCGTGCTGCTAACACCTCCTCTGGGGTACGAGCAATGATCGGCATTGGCTGAAAGCGGTCTTCTTTAGTGTTTTGGACACAGACTACACCTTCAACTTTACCCTGCTTGAGCATTTCCATGGCAATGGTACTGACAATTCCTGTCCACTGCGCCCCTTCTATGGGGTTAATCTTCTTAGCCGTGATCATCTTCTGGTTAACACCAAAGTACCAATCATCTGGATGATCTAGATTGCGACTACGTCCATGGGCTTTTGTTTCCAAGTCAGCTATTTGCTGGTTTAAGAATGCACAAGCTTCCTTGACATAATGGATATAGTATGTATCACAAAGCCCGCACTCGCTACACAGTTCCTTGGCAGGGCGTCGGCTACTTGGTTTTAAGGCTCTCGCTTTTTTATGTTTGGCAGGTTGAGGTGTCACTGAAGTCATTTGCTTAACTAATGGTCTATTGTCTCACGATGGTGAGCATTCAGAAGTCAGCTAATGCGCACTTATCACAGGCTAGAAGCCTGTGCCACGCACGCTACTTGAGGTGCTATCAGCCATCAGCGTTAATTTGGATCTTGGTTATCGATTCCAACACAATAGACAGCAGTGTTAATGGGTTCGCTTAGGGGCTCAATACGCGCGCATCGCATATCTCGATTGCCAACACTGATCGGATTGTCTCTTAATTTTCTCTTATTTGGTACATTTTTACTAAAGCAAGTCATGCGTTCGCGTAGCGTGGCCTACGGCCAATCGCACGAAGGGGAGATAATTGGACCCTCAGGTCAATCAAAGTACCACCGTAGGGGCGCAGGGCGTGCGCCCACCCACCAAGGGAAAAGAAAACCAGAAAAACCCTCCTTTTAGTTACCAAATTCTGCCACCTGAGATTGAGACAGACCTGTTAAATTCGCCACCTGCTCCACCGTCATCCCTTGCTCTAACAAGCTCTTCGCCACCTGCTGCAACTGAGACTCCGCTTGATCGGCTCTTTGTTGTTCTTGATCGGCTCTTTGCCGTTCTTGTTCAGCTTTTTGTTGTTCTTGATCAGCTCTTTGCCGTTCTTGTTCAGCTCTTTGTTGTTCTTGATCGGCTCTTTGTTGTTGTTGCTCGGCTTTTTCCTCAGAAGTGGGCAGTAACTCCCCATCCAAATTTGCCCAGCGTAACCAAGTTGCTTCGATGCCGTTATACTCACCATGCCAACGCACCAAGCTCAAACCTAATGCCTGAGATACCAGTTGGTTTTGCTCATTAGGTTCTATCGGTTGGTAAACTCTATTTTGGAGATGAAATCCAGCCCAATCATCTGGATTAAACGGATCAAACCAGAAATACTCTGGCACACGCATCCGATTTTGATAAATCTGTTTTTTCTCGTTTTTGTCACGCTCAGCAGTGCTTGCCGACAAAAGTTCGATAATCACGTCAGGAGCCTTTTCCTCCTCCCAAATCACCCAGCTTCGACGCTCTCCCTTGGGTACATCTAGAGCAACAAAGAAATCTGGTCCTTTATAGTCCTTATTTTTGAGTTGGGCAACGCTGTAGTAAACAAACATATTACCACCGACATAGCCATCCGACCTATTATCTAGCCAAGGCGATAGGGTATAAATGAGCAGATCCATTTGGGCTTTGTGCCGTGCGGTTTCCATTGGTATATCATCGTCACAGGGAAGGTCGGCCTGAGTGGGTGGCGCTGCCACTGCCATTGACTCTATAGTTTTAGAGAGTGTATGCTCTGACATGGCTGTCCAAAGGTGTTAGTTGACCAAGTTTTGACACTTCTATGTTAATGGGTGCTGCTTCCAAGCAAATGGGATCATATTTTGGAGGCTCTGGTTTTGGCGGACGGAAACTCTCCTAGATACCTAGAGAAATCACCCCCATGCCCTGGTCCTGGTTGACTGACTTTAGTCAGTCAACCAGGGGCTAGGGGGTAGGGTGTGGGGGGTAGGGAAAATCAGTTCTTGTTTTCTAGGGCGCGAATTAGAGCTGATAGTAATCTACCATTGGACTCCCATTGGCGTTCGAAGGAAGTCAATAACTTCACCCGACCCTAACTCCACCCTTTTCGATAGTAGAAGATGAGTTTCTAATTCTTTGAGGGAACCTTGTGCAATATTGTTTTTCTTCCATATCCCTCAGCAATATTAGCTGGAATTGAAGCTGATGCTCGGCGAATCTGGGAAATCATTCCATAAAGTTCTTCTTTGGGAAAATGACGAGTGGCGTGCATAGCACATCCCTTGCTAAATCCATCCCCACCTGCCAAACCTTTAGGTCACGATAAGATTCTATTGTCATTATATGGTATAAGTAAACTATCTTTCTTCAACCCTACACCCCACACCCCACACCCTACCCCCCTGGTCAGTCAGTGCTTCTTTACAAAGAAGCCAAATTTTACCTTTGATGGGCTCAGCATCCAGCAACTAGAAAGCCTTCATCCCCTTCTTTGCTGCTGTCTTCCATGCTGCGTTTACCTCCTCAAAAGGTAGAGATTTGCCTAATTTTGATAACTTTGCATCCAGGGGAAAGTACTGATGTATTCACAATTAAAGGTGAGGTAGCCAGAGTCCTCACCAATTTAGATAAACGAGAGATAGCCATTATTGTAACCAAAGCGGGAATCCCCTACTGGATCTCCCCAAGTGGCCATAACGTCCGAGGCTGACTGTTGATGGCTGATAGCTGAGTGGTCAAAGTATACATGGCTGCGTTCGCGTAGCGTAGCCCTTCGGGCTAATCGCAACTTCCTCAAACCTAGAGGCATCAGGCTGTTTGACTTTTTCAATGCCACCTTCGCTCTCTTATAAGTAAGGAAAAAGTCTATCACTGTTTGCTGGACTTGACCAATAGTCCAGCTAGACAGTACTTAATTATACAAAGTTGGACTATGTGTTGTGGTAGTTACCAATGACTACTTAGTGATTAGTAATTAGTGATTAGTGCTTTGTGGCCAGTAACAAGTTTTCTGGTATTCACCAATCACCAGCTTAGTGATTAGGAATTAGTGATTAGTA
The Moorena sp. SIOASIH genome window above contains:
- a CDS encoding four helix bundle protein, which encodes MHATRHFPKEELYGMISQIRRASASIPANIAEGYGRKTILHKVPSKN
- a CDS encoding Uma2 family endonuclease — translated: MSEHTLSKTIESMAVAAPPTQADLPCDDDIPMETARHKAQMDLLIYTLSPWLDNRSDGYVGGNMFVYYSVAQLKNKDYKGPDFFVALDVPKGERRSWVIWEEEKAPDVIIELLSASTAERDKNEKKQIYQNRMRVPEYFWFDPFNPDDWAGFHLQNRVYQPIEPNEQNQLVSQALGLSLVRWHGEYNGIEATWLRWANLDGELLPTSEEKAEQQQQRADQEQQRAEQERQRADQEQQKAEQERQRADQEQQRADQAESQLQQVAKSLLEQGMTVEQVANLTGLSQSQVAEFGN
- a CDS encoding Coenzyme F420 hydrogenase/dehydrogenase, beta subunit C-terminal domain, whose protein sequence is MTSVTPQPAKHKKARALKPSSRRPAKELCSECGLCDTYYIHYVKEACAFLNQQIADLETKAHGRSRNLDHPDDWYFGVNQKMITAKKINPIEGAQWTGIVSTIAMEMLKQGKVEGVVCVQNTKEDRFQPMPIIARTPEEVLAARVNKPTLSPNLSVLEQVEQSGMKRLLVIGVGCQIQALRSVQNELGLEKLYVLGTPCVDNVNREGLQKFLETTSRSPETVVHYEFMQDFRIHFKHEDGSIEKIPFFGLKTNQLKDVFASSCMSCFDYVNSLADLVVGYMGAPFGWQWILVRNDIGQEMLDLVQDQLETQPVMSKGDRKQAVQQSIPAYDKGVTLPMWAAKMMGVVIEKIGPKGLEYARFSIDSHFTRNYLYLKRNHPEKLEAHVPEYAKRIVEQYKLPE